The window TGAAACGCGTCCGATGCTTCCGCCGAGCTGATACCTTTAATCAAATCACAGGCGGGACGCCTGTGCCACATTCTTCTCGAATTTGCTTGGACGCTCGCGGGCCGTCAGTGCACGCAGTTGAGGTGGAAGAGCTGAATTTCAATCGCGCCGGCTACTCCCTTCTGGAGCTACTGGTCTATGTGGCGGTGTTCGCCGTCGCAGTAAATTTGTTCGTCTCGCTGCTGGGTACCGGCTCCCAGTTGTCGGCGCTGAACACATTGAGCATGTCGCGAATGGAAGGCGTCCGTGAAGTGCAGGAAGAGTTCACCGAGTTTACACGACGCGCATCGGCGGTCGTGTCCGAAGTGGGCGAATACAAGACCGGCGCGGATCGCCTTGTCCTGAAGATGCCGCAGGCGCAGGAAGGCGAATTCGACTATGCCGTGCTTGGTGTTCTGCGCGAGTCGAATCGCTTCGCTGTTATGGGTCTGGCCGAGAAAGAAGGGGCCATGGAGGTGGTTTACATGAAGACCCTGCGGCAGCCGTTGGAGACGCTCGAGTTTGACGTGAATCAGGGCGGGGCGCGACCCCTGGTGAATCTGCGCGTCAAGGTCCTGGGTGAAGAGGGCGAGCGTAAGCAGCCCTTCGTAGAGCATTTCGCCAGCGCGACTCCGCGCGGCGTGGGAGGGTGATGGGATGGTTGTAATTGGAAGATCTCCCGGGACGGTAATTCCCACACGCCACAACCAGCGCGGCACGGCCCTCATGTTCGCCCTCATGGTAATGGCCATACTCAGTATCGGCACTTCGGTGCTCTGGTCTCAGATTCACGCGCAACTGGCGCAACAGCGTCAGTCCTGGCATCGCGAGCAGGCCTATCAACTTGCCGAGGCGGGTCTTGAACAGGCCATCATGGCCTTGCGCGCCGCACCCGCCCAATACACCGGCGAAGCCGACGTGCCCCTGGGGCCGGGTACCTTCACCGTCACGGTGCAGCCCGCTGGGGATGCCGGAGCCTACCAGATTGAATCGTGGGGCGCGCTGGACCTCGCGGCCTATCGCTATGACCGCGCGGGGCTGCGCGCCGAACTCAAACTTTCGCCATCGGGCCGATTGGAGCGCTACGCGGTCCAGCCTATCAAGGGGGAACCATGAGGCACGCAAACCTTGCCCGCCGTCCGGGCTTCACGCTTTTCGAATTGCTGGCCGTCATCGCCACGATTGGAATTCTCGCGGCCATCCTTCTGCCCGCCTTGGCGCGATCGCGGGAGACGGCCCGCCGCGCGAGTTGTCTGGCGAATCTGGCCCAACTCGGCATGGTGCTGAAAATGTACGCCGAGGAACATGATCGCAATCTGCCCTGGAGCGGGGGAGAGGGCAATGCCGATTGTCTGCTGGCGTTGCGGGGTGACTATGTGACCGATGAAAAGATCTTCTTCTGTCCGTCGGATACAAATGTCTCGGATGTGCAGATGCTCGAACGTGAATGGACAACGCGACTCAACGGTGACGGCGAAGGGCGCAATGACGACGACGTCCGCCCCAGCTTGCGCCAGAGCTACGACTACTTCGGAGCCTACACCAAGGCGCCCCTGCGCTATCCACACCCAAGTATGCCGGTGCCCGCGGTGCCCCTGATGTGGGATATTTCGCTTCGCCCGCTCGACCCGAATGGTATCGAAGACGTCTCACGAAGCTTCAACCATATCCCGGGTGGTGGCAATGTGGTGATGATGGACGGGTCGGTCGTGTTCGTGAGGACCGATCGGTGGTTCGAGAACAATCTTCCCTTTGCCACGCCGGGTATCGACTACATCAAGCCGGTTGACGTGCTGAAGGCCGAATTGCCCGAGGAGCCCGCACCGCCGGCAGCCACACCCACGCCGGGTTTGCAGGGCGCCGCTGGTGGAGGGCAGGCTCCGATTGGAGGCGGGCTGGCACCGAGGCGGCAGCGATAGCAGAGCGATGCCACATTCTCTTGGCAGTCCCTTATCCCCGAATCTCCGCACGGCGCATTGCGTCGTCCACCAGCGCGGCCACCAGTTCCTCGTAGCTGATTCCCGCTGCCGCTGCCGCCTGGGGAAACAGGGAGGTCGCGGTCATGCCGGGTATCGTGTTGACCTCGATCCACACCGGACCGTGCTCGTCGATGATGAAATCACTCCGGCTCCAGCCGCTGCAGCCCATCACTTCGTGCACGTGGGCGGCCATGTCCATGATATCGTCGGTCAGTTCATCGGAGATGCGCGCGGGGGTGATCTCTTCCGTGGCGCCGGGGGTGTACTTGGCCTCATAGTCGAAGAAGCGGGCCGTGCGCGGGCAGATCTCGGTGAGCGGCAGGGGCTGGATGCGCCCGCTTGGATCGGCGTCGAGCACGGAGCAGGTGACCTCCGTGCCCTTCACGAATTTTTCCACGAAGACGTTGTCTTCCACGTCCATGACCGTTTCCATGTCTTTGCGCAGGCTCAGTAGGCTATCGCAAATGATCACGCCCTTGCTGGAGCCCTGGGAGACGGCCTTGATGACACAGGGGAAGCCGATGTCCTTTTCGATGGCCTCGATGACCTGGGCCGAGTCGATGGCCCACGTGGGCCGGTCCAGGGCCAGGTGCCCCGCGACGCGAATACCCTGGGACGACACCACCGCCTTGCTCCGCACCTTGTCCATGGTGAGGGCGCTGGAGGCGCAGCCGGAGCCCGTGTAGGGCAGGCCGATCATGTCCAGCAGGCCCTGCATGCGTCCATCCTCGCCATAGGGGCCATGGAGTGCAATGAATGCACAGTCCACGTTCAGCCCGTCCAGTTGGCTTAGTGCAGCCGCCGGGCGGAGGGCTTCGGCACCGTCGATGGACCAGTTGCCGTCGCGGCCGATGACCACTGGGGTCACGGTGTAGCGGTCGCCCGTCAGGGCCTCGGCCACGCGGGCCCCGGAATTTAAGGAAACTTCGTGCTCTTCGCTGCGCCCGCCCATAAAGACGGCGACGTGGGTCTTGCTCATGATTCACCTGCGTTGAAGGTCGGTTGGAAACACTGCGCGCCCCGCCACTCTCGCGGCCGCGCAGGGAATAGAATACGAATGAAAGGCGGGAAGTTCCCCTATGATATAATCCGCGCACGGGAATTTTCCATTTCCCCGCCCGTTTGCAAGGCGGGGGCCACCACAGGATAGTGTCGATTGCGCGGATTGCGGCATCTGAAAACCATAGGGATCGGCTTGGCAGTGGCGCTGGCACTGGCGGCCTGCGCCACAAAAAAAGACGTGGAAACGCCGCCCAAACCCGAAGATCTCGGGATCACGGACCGGGTA of the Candidatus Hydrogenedentota bacterium genome contains:
- a CDS encoding D-alanine--D-alanine ligase; amino-acid sequence: MSKTHVAVFMGGRSEEHEVSLNSGARVAEALTGDRYTVTPVVIGRDGNWSIDGAEALRPAAALSQLDGLNVDCAFIALHGPYGEDGRMQGLLDMIGLPYTGSGCASSALTMDKVRSKAVVSSQGIRVAGHLALDRPTWAIDSAQVIEAIEKDIGFPCVIKAVSQGSSKGVIICDSLLSLRKDMETVMDVEDNVFVEKFVKGTEVTCSVLDADPSGRIQPLPLTEICPRTARFFDYEAKYTPGATEEITPARISDELTDDIMDMAAHVHEVMGCSGWSRSDFIIDEHGPVWIEVNTIPGMTATSLFPQAAAAAGISYEELVAALVDDAMRRAEIRG
- a CDS encoding DUF1559 domain-containing protein, producing the protein MRHANLARRPGFTLFELLAVIATIGILAAILLPALARSRETARRASCLANLAQLGMVLKMYAEEHDRNLPWSGGEGNADCLLALRGDYVTDEKIFFCPSDTNVSDVQMLEREWTTRLNGDGEGRNDDDVRPSLRQSYDYFGAYTKAPLRYPHPSMPVPAVPLMWDISLRPLDPNGIEDVSRSFNHIPGGGNVVMMDGSVVFVRTDRWFENNLPFATPGIDYIKPVDVLKAELPEEPAPPAATPTPGLQGAAGGGQAPIGGGLAPRRQR